From the genome of Zingiber officinale cultivar Zhangliang unplaced genomic scaffold, Zo_v1.1 ctg177, whole genome shotgun sequence, one region includes:
- the LOC122036576 gene encoding uncharacterized protein LOC122036576 isoform X2, with the protein MACDRRDPYPSGPSDADHPSTSGDRRVKLRYSYGGTILPRLSDGALRYVGGETRILTVNREASLPEILRKMTEAYGGPVVLRYQLPDEDLDALISVSTSEDLENMMEEYDKLAVENPNAKLRVFLFSPSDVSGSGSDPLAPYHDLQDTGARYLEAVNGLDLSIRRRDSVASFPSTQNSDVLTAVEALVNEGQDVPDLILTTNYNDQIQILSSTQSELPPSVPNQHKFLNPVQVEFPSATPIVPQPYIDQQHDHPQPFVGVESPSQINVAVAPNAYILPNSTTAQVGNGMTRVDFQADLNAGKIMRIPGDAKLQPLSKLPPLPPPHFFAPNVERRPVPALSPVLTAKFEDCSLCQKALPHAHSDTLINDQGNSHKHAISEANTLLQSLSAEDLTKRVPLQTADSGVDIQAKNLSNLSTAAPWNRELSETAPATSQIIVKSPVNSTYLDHAKTPLPPVFVGLPDASQLSSGTESNPEKSHKEDLVQTQQQLPVNCDHSNIIPITASLATPHNPLGAFLIPQSHEEDSSQQQMPLLQNIGFHNYPFNQGFIHKSFVANANLLGHPDVRALYSHGWPMDGMMQPLSMNPPGAPGFSGYPRPAAVLSDVGISKDLNSGQTPLFMMNSHNAGLLDIGSELSISNPLIASGIVPEGNSSLLSSQLPAMSRDVSYRQSVQLSNGIQTPPIIGNHELYSYHHETGAGPRGMFNYADPVHDNDTSNKNLNDKKDDIPSVSPAEVLTNSNGSIPQNGNALLHHNTDQMQQVVSLDQLVSDMDPQKLLESKIPPSRPSNASTATQELSNRNYPVNSIRSELSTPVAVSVQMPSSLNMDASTEPLKGDAHSKEDILNTEGRTSASALTLQSSELPVPIFDSHETKDTTHSSFRESAIIEDKISTDEKKETKTKQLEKAKNVFPNIDEIGNLQVIKNSDLEELQELGSGSFGTVYHGKWRGTDVAIKRINDRVFSGNSSEQDRARADFLNEACKLGSLHHPNVVAFYGIVLDGPGGSIATVTEFMVNGSLRRALQKNEKMLDRRRRLLIAMDVAFGMEYLHSKNIIHFDLKSDNLLVNLRDPQRPICKVADLGLSKLKYETLMSGGMRGTLPWMAPELLGGKDIKYSEKVDVFSFGIVMWELITGDEPYRDMHYGLIIGGILNDTLRPPVPESCDPEWKSLMEQCWGTEPSQRPSFTDIANRLRALAASLPQKG; encoded by the exons ATGGCTTGCGATCGGAGGGATCCCTACCCTTCGGGCCCCTCTGACGCCGACCACCCCTCCACCTCCGGCGATCGCAGGGTCAAGCTCCGCTATAGCTATGGCGGCACGATTCTGCCTCGCCTCAGCGACGGCGCCCTCCGCTACGTCGGCGGGGAGACCCGCATCCTAACCGTCAACCGCGAAGCGTCGCTGCCAGAGATCCTACGCAAGATGACCGAGGCCTACGGAGGGCCGGTCGTGCTCCGGTACCAGCTCCCCGACGAGGATCTTGACGCTCTCATCTCCGTGTCCACCTCGGAGGACCTGGAGAACATGATGGAGGAGTACGATAAGCTCGCAGTGGAGAATCCCAACGCCAAGCTACGAGTCTTCCTCTTCTCGCCATCTGATGTGTCCGGCAGTGGTTCCGATCCACTTGCCCCGTATCATGATTTGCAGGACACTGGCGCGAGGTATCTCGAAGCTGTCAATGGATTGGATTTGAGCATCAGGAGAAGGGATAGCGTGGCAAGTTTCCCGTCCACCCAGAATTCCGATGTATTGACGGCCGTCGAGGCACTTGTCAATGAAG GGCAAGACGTTCCAGATCTGATACTGACTACAAATTACAATGATCAAATCCAAATTTTGAGTTCAACTCAGTCTGAATTGCCTCCTTCAGTGCCAAATCAACACAAATTCTTGAATCCAGTACAGGTTGAATTTCCATCGGCCACACCGATTGTTCCCCAGCCCTACATAGATCAACAACATGATCACCCCCAACCTTTTGTAGGAGTGGAATCTCCTTCTCAAATCAATGTTGCAGTGGCTCCAAATGCTTATATCCTACCTAATAGCACAACTGCTCAGGTTGGCAATGGGATGACAAGAGTGGATTTCCAGGCAGACCTTAATGCTGGAAAGATTATGAGGATTCCTGGTGATGCAAAGCTGCAGCCTTTATCAAAGCTACCTCCACTGCCTCCTCCTCACTTTTTCGCACCAAATGTGGAACGGCGCCCAGTGCCAGCATTATCTCCTGTGCTGACTGCTAAATTTGAGGACTGCAGTTTATGTCAGAAGGCCTTGCCCCATGCCCATTCAGATACCCTGATAAATGATCAAGGTAACAGCCACAAACATGCCATTTCTGAAGCAAATACGTTATTACAGAGTCTCAGCGCTGAAGATTTAACCAAACGAGTACCACTTCAAACAGCAGACAGTGGTGTGGATATCCAAGCTAAGAATTTGTCGAATTTGTCTACTGCAGCTCCTTGGAACCGTGAGTTGTCTGAGACAGCTCCTGCTACTTCCCAAATTATTGTGAAGTCACCTGTAAATTCAACCTATCTGGACCATGCTAAGACTCCTCTACCACCCGTTTTTGTGGGGCTACCTGATGCTTCACAACTATCATCCGGGACTGAAAGCAATCCTGAAAAATCCCACAAAGAAGACTTGGTGCAAACGCAGCAACAATTGCCTGTAAATTGTGACCATTCTAATATCATACCAATAACAGCTTCATTAGCCACACCACACAACCCTCTTGGAGCATTCCTCATTCCTCAATCTCATGAAGAAGATTCCTCACAACAACAGATGCCATTGTTACAAAATATTGGATTCCATAATTATCCGTTTAATCAAGGTTTTATCCATAAATCTTTTGTTGCGAATGCTAATTTACTGGGACATCCAGATGTCCGGGCATTGTATAGCCATGGTTGGCCTATGGATGGAATGATGCAACCTCTTAGCATGAATCCTCCTGGGGCTCCAGGCTTCAGTGGTTACCCAAGGCCAGCAGCTGTCTTGTCTGATGTTGGCATCTCCAAGGATTTAAACTCTGGACAGACACCATTATTTATGATGAATAGTCATAATGCCGGGCTTCTGGATATAGGTAGTGAATTATCTATTAGTAATCCCCTAATTGCATCTGGAATTGTTCCAGAAGGAAATTCTAGTTTGCTATCTAGTCAGTTGCCAGCTATGTCGAGGGATGTTTCTTATCGACAGAGTGTTCAGCTTTCCAACGGCATTCAGACTCCACCCATCATAGGGAACCATGAGCTATACTCATATCATCATGAAACAGGAGCCGGACCTAGAGGGATGTTCAATTATGCAGATCCTGTCCATGACAATGATACCAGCAATAAAAATCTTAATGACAAAAAAGATGATATTCCCAGTGTCAGTCCAGCAGAAGTATTAACAAATAGCAATGGGTCTATTCCTCAAAATGGCAACGCTTTGCTTCACCACAATACAGACCAAATGCAGCAAGTTGTTTCCTTAGACCAACTTGTGAGCGACATGGATCCTCAGAAACTATTGGAGAGTAAAATCCCCCCTTCAAGACCAAGCAATGCTTCTACAGCCACACAAGAGTTGTCCAACAGGAATTATCCTGTAAATAGCATAAGGTCTGAGCTAAGTACTCCTGTAGCTGTTTCTGTTCAGATGCCAAGTTCTTTAAATATGGATGCATCTACAGAGCCATTAAAAG GAGATGCCCATAGTAAAGAAGATATCCTGAATACTGAAGGGAGAACATCAGCATCGGCACTTACACTACAATCATCTGAACTTCCAGTTCCAATTTTTGATTCTCATGAAACAAAAGATACAACTCATAGTTCTTTCAGAGAAAGTGCAATTATCGAGGACAAAATATCAACAGATGAAAAGAAAGAG ACTAAGACAAAACAATTAGAGAAAGCGAAGAATGTTTTTCCTAATATAGATGAGATTGGAAACCTCCAG GTAATAAAAAATAGTGATTTGGAGGAGTTGCAAGAACTTGGGTCTGGGTCTTTTGGGACTGTATATCATGGCAAGTGGAGAGGCACAGATGTGGCAATCAAGAGAATCAATGACAGGGTTTTTTCTGGGAATTCATCAGAGCAGGATCGTGCA AGGGCTGATTTTTTAAATGAGGCCTGTAAGCTTGGCAGCTTGCACCATCCAAATGTTGTGGCATTTTATGGCATTGTTCTTGATGGCCCAGGGGGATCTATTGCAACTGTAACAGAGTTTATGGTTAATGGTTCACTTCGGCGTGCTTTGCAGAAGAATGAGAA GATGCTTGATAGGCGTCGACGACTTCTTATCGCAATGGATGTGGCATTTGGCATGGAATACTTGCATAGTAAAAATATTATACACTTTGATTTGAAAAGTGATAACTTGCTTGTCAACTTGAGGGATCCTCAGCGTCCAATATGCAAG GTGGCTGATCTTGGTCTTTCAAAATTGAAATACGAGACACTGATGTCTGGTGGCATGCGAGGCACTCTACCTTGGATGGCACCTGAACTTCTTGGTGGCAAAGATATCAAGTATAGTGAAAAG GTTGATGTATTCTCCTTTGGCATAGTAATGTGGGAGCTCATCACTGGAGATGAACCATATCGGGATATGCATTATGGACTTATTATAG GAGGGATTCTTAACGATACACTACGGCCTCCCGTGCCTGAATCTTGTGATCCCGAATGGAAATCACTGATGGAGCAATGCTGGGGCACGGAACCTTCACAGCGCCCCAGCTTCACCGACATCGCAAACAGGTTGAGGGCGTTGGCAGCTTCTCTTCCTCAAAAAGGATAG
- the LOC122036576 gene encoding uncharacterized protein LOC122036576 isoform X1 translates to MACDRRDPYPSGPSDADHPSTSGDRRVKLRYSYGGTILPRLSDGALRYVGGETRILTVNREASLPEILRKMTEAYGGPVVLRYQLPDEDLDALISVSTSEDLENMMEEYDKLAVENPNAKLRVFLFSPSDVSGSGSDPLAPYHDLQDTGARYLEAVNGLDLSIRRRDSVASFPSTQNSDVLTAVEALVNEGISPVHSPTGTSARYASKPNFAGQDVPDLILTTNYNDQIQILSSTQSELPPSVPNQHKFLNPVQVEFPSATPIVPQPYIDQQHDHPQPFVGVESPSQINVAVAPNAYILPNSTTAQVGNGMTRVDFQADLNAGKIMRIPGDAKLQPLSKLPPLPPPHFFAPNVERRPVPALSPVLTAKFEDCSLCQKALPHAHSDTLINDQGNSHKHAISEANTLLQSLSAEDLTKRVPLQTADSGVDIQAKNLSNLSTAAPWNRELSETAPATSQIIVKSPVNSTYLDHAKTPLPPVFVGLPDASQLSSGTESNPEKSHKEDLVQTQQQLPVNCDHSNIIPITASLATPHNPLGAFLIPQSHEEDSSQQQMPLLQNIGFHNYPFNQGFIHKSFVANANLLGHPDVRALYSHGWPMDGMMQPLSMNPPGAPGFSGYPRPAAVLSDVGISKDLNSGQTPLFMMNSHNAGLLDIGSELSISNPLIASGIVPEGNSSLLSSQLPAMSRDVSYRQSVQLSNGIQTPPIIGNHELYSYHHETGAGPRGMFNYADPVHDNDTSNKNLNDKKDDIPSVSPAEVLTNSNGSIPQNGNALLHHNTDQMQQVVSLDQLVSDMDPQKLLESKIPPSRPSNASTATQELSNRNYPVNSIRSELSTPVAVSVQMPSSLNMDASTEPLKGDAHSKEDILNTEGRTSASALTLQSSELPVPIFDSHETKDTTHSSFRESAIIEDKISTDEKKETKTKQLEKAKNVFPNIDEIGNLQVIKNSDLEELQELGSGSFGTVYHGKWRGTDVAIKRINDRVFSGNSSEQDRARADFLNEACKLGSLHHPNVVAFYGIVLDGPGGSIATVTEFMVNGSLRRALQKNEKMLDRRRRLLIAMDVAFGMEYLHSKNIIHFDLKSDNLLVNLRDPQRPICKVADLGLSKLKYETLMSGGMRGTLPWMAPELLGGKDIKYSEKVDVFSFGIVMWELITGDEPYRDMHYGLIIGGILNDTLRPPVPESCDPEWKSLMEQCWGTEPSQRPSFTDIANRLRALAASLPQKG, encoded by the exons ATGGCTTGCGATCGGAGGGATCCCTACCCTTCGGGCCCCTCTGACGCCGACCACCCCTCCACCTCCGGCGATCGCAGGGTCAAGCTCCGCTATAGCTATGGCGGCACGATTCTGCCTCGCCTCAGCGACGGCGCCCTCCGCTACGTCGGCGGGGAGACCCGCATCCTAACCGTCAACCGCGAAGCGTCGCTGCCAGAGATCCTACGCAAGATGACCGAGGCCTACGGAGGGCCGGTCGTGCTCCGGTACCAGCTCCCCGACGAGGATCTTGACGCTCTCATCTCCGTGTCCACCTCGGAGGACCTGGAGAACATGATGGAGGAGTACGATAAGCTCGCAGTGGAGAATCCCAACGCCAAGCTACGAGTCTTCCTCTTCTCGCCATCTGATGTGTCCGGCAGTGGTTCCGATCCACTTGCCCCGTATCATGATTTGCAGGACACTGGCGCGAGGTATCTCGAAGCTGTCAATGGATTGGATTTGAGCATCAGGAGAAGGGATAGCGTGGCAAGTTTCCCGTCCACCCAGAATTCCGATGTATTGACGGCCGTCGAGGCACTTGTCAATGAAGGTATATCGCCTGTTCATTCTCCTACAGGTACATCTGCTCGATATGCATCAAAACCAAATTTTGCAGGGCAAGACGTTCCAGATCTGATACTGACTACAAATTACAATGATCAAATCCAAATTTTGAGTTCAACTCAGTCTGAATTGCCTCCTTCAGTGCCAAATCAACACAAATTCTTGAATCCAGTACAGGTTGAATTTCCATCGGCCACACCGATTGTTCCCCAGCCCTACATAGATCAACAACATGATCACCCCCAACCTTTTGTAGGAGTGGAATCTCCTTCTCAAATCAATGTTGCAGTGGCTCCAAATGCTTATATCCTACCTAATAGCACAACTGCTCAGGTTGGCAATGGGATGACAAGAGTGGATTTCCAGGCAGACCTTAATGCTGGAAAGATTATGAGGATTCCTGGTGATGCAAAGCTGCAGCCTTTATCAAAGCTACCTCCACTGCCTCCTCCTCACTTTTTCGCACCAAATGTGGAACGGCGCCCAGTGCCAGCATTATCTCCTGTGCTGACTGCTAAATTTGAGGACTGCAGTTTATGTCAGAAGGCCTTGCCCCATGCCCATTCAGATACCCTGATAAATGATCAAGGTAACAGCCACAAACATGCCATTTCTGAAGCAAATACGTTATTACAGAGTCTCAGCGCTGAAGATTTAACCAAACGAGTACCACTTCAAACAGCAGACAGTGGTGTGGATATCCAAGCTAAGAATTTGTCGAATTTGTCTACTGCAGCTCCTTGGAACCGTGAGTTGTCTGAGACAGCTCCTGCTACTTCCCAAATTATTGTGAAGTCACCTGTAAATTCAACCTATCTGGACCATGCTAAGACTCCTCTACCACCCGTTTTTGTGGGGCTACCTGATGCTTCACAACTATCATCCGGGACTGAAAGCAATCCTGAAAAATCCCACAAAGAAGACTTGGTGCAAACGCAGCAACAATTGCCTGTAAATTGTGACCATTCTAATATCATACCAATAACAGCTTCATTAGCCACACCACACAACCCTCTTGGAGCATTCCTCATTCCTCAATCTCATGAAGAAGATTCCTCACAACAACAGATGCCATTGTTACAAAATATTGGATTCCATAATTATCCGTTTAATCAAGGTTTTATCCATAAATCTTTTGTTGCGAATGCTAATTTACTGGGACATCCAGATGTCCGGGCATTGTATAGCCATGGTTGGCCTATGGATGGAATGATGCAACCTCTTAGCATGAATCCTCCTGGGGCTCCAGGCTTCAGTGGTTACCCAAGGCCAGCAGCTGTCTTGTCTGATGTTGGCATCTCCAAGGATTTAAACTCTGGACAGACACCATTATTTATGATGAATAGTCATAATGCCGGGCTTCTGGATATAGGTAGTGAATTATCTATTAGTAATCCCCTAATTGCATCTGGAATTGTTCCAGAAGGAAATTCTAGTTTGCTATCTAGTCAGTTGCCAGCTATGTCGAGGGATGTTTCTTATCGACAGAGTGTTCAGCTTTCCAACGGCATTCAGACTCCACCCATCATAGGGAACCATGAGCTATACTCATATCATCATGAAACAGGAGCCGGACCTAGAGGGATGTTCAATTATGCAGATCCTGTCCATGACAATGATACCAGCAATAAAAATCTTAATGACAAAAAAGATGATATTCCCAGTGTCAGTCCAGCAGAAGTATTAACAAATAGCAATGGGTCTATTCCTCAAAATGGCAACGCTTTGCTTCACCACAATACAGACCAAATGCAGCAAGTTGTTTCCTTAGACCAACTTGTGAGCGACATGGATCCTCAGAAACTATTGGAGAGTAAAATCCCCCCTTCAAGACCAAGCAATGCTTCTACAGCCACACAAGAGTTGTCCAACAGGAATTATCCTGTAAATAGCATAAGGTCTGAGCTAAGTACTCCTGTAGCTGTTTCTGTTCAGATGCCAAGTTCTTTAAATATGGATGCATCTACAGAGCCATTAAAAG GAGATGCCCATAGTAAAGAAGATATCCTGAATACTGAAGGGAGAACATCAGCATCGGCACTTACACTACAATCATCTGAACTTCCAGTTCCAATTTTTGATTCTCATGAAACAAAAGATACAACTCATAGTTCTTTCAGAGAAAGTGCAATTATCGAGGACAAAATATCAACAGATGAAAAGAAAGAG ACTAAGACAAAACAATTAGAGAAAGCGAAGAATGTTTTTCCTAATATAGATGAGATTGGAAACCTCCAG GTAATAAAAAATAGTGATTTGGAGGAGTTGCAAGAACTTGGGTCTGGGTCTTTTGGGACTGTATATCATGGCAAGTGGAGAGGCACAGATGTGGCAATCAAGAGAATCAATGACAGGGTTTTTTCTGGGAATTCATCAGAGCAGGATCGTGCA AGGGCTGATTTTTTAAATGAGGCCTGTAAGCTTGGCAGCTTGCACCATCCAAATGTTGTGGCATTTTATGGCATTGTTCTTGATGGCCCAGGGGGATCTATTGCAACTGTAACAGAGTTTATGGTTAATGGTTCACTTCGGCGTGCTTTGCAGAAGAATGAGAA GATGCTTGATAGGCGTCGACGACTTCTTATCGCAATGGATGTGGCATTTGGCATGGAATACTTGCATAGTAAAAATATTATACACTTTGATTTGAAAAGTGATAACTTGCTTGTCAACTTGAGGGATCCTCAGCGTCCAATATGCAAG GTGGCTGATCTTGGTCTTTCAAAATTGAAATACGAGACACTGATGTCTGGTGGCATGCGAGGCACTCTACCTTGGATGGCACCTGAACTTCTTGGTGGCAAAGATATCAAGTATAGTGAAAAG GTTGATGTATTCTCCTTTGGCATAGTAATGTGGGAGCTCATCACTGGAGATGAACCATATCGGGATATGCATTATGGACTTATTATAG GAGGGATTCTTAACGATACACTACGGCCTCCCGTGCCTGAATCTTGTGATCCCGAATGGAAATCACTGATGGAGCAATGCTGGGGCACGGAACCTTCACAGCGCCCCAGCTTCACCGACATCGCAAACAGGTTGAGGGCGTTGGCAGCTTCTCTTCCTCAAAAAGGATAG
- the LOC122036576 gene encoding uncharacterized protein LOC122036576 isoform X3 produces MACDRRDPYPSGPSDADHPSTSGDRRVKLRYSYGGTILPRLSDGALRYVGGETRILTVNREASLPEILRKMTEAYGGPVVLRYQLPDEDLDALISVSTSEDLENMMEEYDKLAVENPNAKLRVFLFSPSDVSGSGSDPLAPYHDLQDTGARYLEAVNGLDLSIRRRDSVASFPSTQNSDVLTAVEALVNEDLILTTNYNDQIQILSSTQSELPPSVPNQHKFLNPVQVEFPSATPIVPQPYIDQQHDHPQPFVGVESPSQINVAVAPNAYILPNSTTAQVGNGMTRVDFQADLNAGKIMRIPGDAKLQPLSKLPPLPPPHFFAPNVERRPVPALSPVLTAKFEDCSLCQKALPHAHSDTLINDQGNSHKHAISEANTLLQSLSAEDLTKRVPLQTADSGVDIQAKNLSNLSTAAPWNRELSETAPATSQIIVKSPVNSTYLDHAKTPLPPVFVGLPDASQLSSGTESNPEKSHKEDLVQTQQQLPVNCDHSNIIPITASLATPHNPLGAFLIPQSHEEDSSQQQMPLLQNIGFHNYPFNQGFIHKSFVANANLLGHPDVRALYSHGWPMDGMMQPLSMNPPGAPGFSGYPRPAAVLSDVGISKDLNSGQTPLFMMNSHNAGLLDIGSELSISNPLIASGIVPEGNSSLLSSQLPAMSRDVSYRQSVQLSNGIQTPPIIGNHELYSYHHETGAGPRGMFNYADPVHDNDTSNKNLNDKKDDIPSVSPAEVLTNSNGSIPQNGNALLHHNTDQMQQVVSLDQLVSDMDPQKLLESKIPPSRPSNASTATQELSNRNYPVNSIRSELSTPVAVSVQMPSSLNMDASTEPLKGDAHSKEDILNTEGRTSASALTLQSSELPVPIFDSHETKDTTHSSFRESAIIEDKISTDEKKETKTKQLEKAKNVFPNIDEIGNLQVIKNSDLEELQELGSGSFGTVYHGKWRGTDVAIKRINDRVFSGNSSEQDRARADFLNEACKLGSLHHPNVVAFYGIVLDGPGGSIATVTEFMVNGSLRRALQKNEKMLDRRRRLLIAMDVAFGMEYLHSKNIIHFDLKSDNLLVNLRDPQRPICKVADLGLSKLKYETLMSGGMRGTLPWMAPELLGGKDIKYSEKVDVFSFGIVMWELITGDEPYRDMHYGLIIGGILNDTLRPPVPESCDPEWKSLMEQCWGTEPSQRPSFTDIANRLRALAASLPQKG; encoded by the exons ATGGCTTGCGATCGGAGGGATCCCTACCCTTCGGGCCCCTCTGACGCCGACCACCCCTCCACCTCCGGCGATCGCAGGGTCAAGCTCCGCTATAGCTATGGCGGCACGATTCTGCCTCGCCTCAGCGACGGCGCCCTCCGCTACGTCGGCGGGGAGACCCGCATCCTAACCGTCAACCGCGAAGCGTCGCTGCCAGAGATCCTACGCAAGATGACCGAGGCCTACGGAGGGCCGGTCGTGCTCCGGTACCAGCTCCCCGACGAGGATCTTGACGCTCTCATCTCCGTGTCCACCTCGGAGGACCTGGAGAACATGATGGAGGAGTACGATAAGCTCGCAGTGGAGAATCCCAACGCCAAGCTACGAGTCTTCCTCTTCTCGCCATCTGATGTGTCCGGCAGTGGTTCCGATCCACTTGCCCCGTATCATGATTTGCAGGACACTGGCGCGAGGTATCTCGAAGCTGTCAATGGATTGGATTTGAGCATCAGGAGAAGGGATAGCGTGGCAAGTTTCCCGTCCACCCAGAATTCCGATGTATTGACGGCCGTCGAGGCACTTGTCAATGAAG ATCTGATACTGACTACAAATTACAATGATCAAATCCAAATTTTGAGTTCAACTCAGTCTGAATTGCCTCCTTCAGTGCCAAATCAACACAAATTCTTGAATCCAGTACAGGTTGAATTTCCATCGGCCACACCGATTGTTCCCCAGCCCTACATAGATCAACAACATGATCACCCCCAACCTTTTGTAGGAGTGGAATCTCCTTCTCAAATCAATGTTGCAGTGGCTCCAAATGCTTATATCCTACCTAATAGCACAACTGCTCAGGTTGGCAATGGGATGACAAGAGTGGATTTCCAGGCAGACCTTAATGCTGGAAAGATTATGAGGATTCCTGGTGATGCAAAGCTGCAGCCTTTATCAAAGCTACCTCCACTGCCTCCTCCTCACTTTTTCGCACCAAATGTGGAACGGCGCCCAGTGCCAGCATTATCTCCTGTGCTGACTGCTAAATTTGAGGACTGCAGTTTATGTCAGAAGGCCTTGCCCCATGCCCATTCAGATACCCTGATAAATGATCAAGGTAACAGCCACAAACATGCCATTTCTGAAGCAAATACGTTATTACAGAGTCTCAGCGCTGAAGATTTAACCAAACGAGTACCACTTCAAACAGCAGACAGTGGTGTGGATATCCAAGCTAAGAATTTGTCGAATTTGTCTACTGCAGCTCCTTGGAACCGTGAGTTGTCTGAGACAGCTCCTGCTACTTCCCAAATTATTGTGAAGTCACCTGTAAATTCAACCTATCTGGACCATGCTAAGACTCCTCTACCACCCGTTTTTGTGGGGCTACCTGATGCTTCACAACTATCATCCGGGACTGAAAGCAATCCTGAAAAATCCCACAAAGAAGACTTGGTGCAAACGCAGCAACAATTGCCTGTAAATTGTGACCATTCTAATATCATACCAATAACAGCTTCATTAGCCACACCACACAACCCTCTTGGAGCATTCCTCATTCCTCAATCTCATGAAGAAGATTCCTCACAACAACAGATGCCATTGTTACAAAATATTGGATTCCATAATTATCCGTTTAATCAAGGTTTTATCCATAAATCTTTTGTTGCGAATGCTAATTTACTGGGACATCCAGATGTCCGGGCATTGTATAGCCATGGTTGGCCTATGGATGGAATGATGCAACCTCTTAGCATGAATCCTCCTGGGGCTCCAGGCTTCAGTGGTTACCCAAGGCCAGCAGCTGTCTTGTCTGATGTTGGCATCTCCAAGGATTTAAACTCTGGACAGACACCATTATTTATGATGAATAGTCATAATGCCGGGCTTCTGGATATAGGTAGTGAATTATCTATTAGTAATCCCCTAATTGCATCTGGAATTGTTCCAGAAGGAAATTCTAGTTTGCTATCTAGTCAGTTGCCAGCTATGTCGAGGGATGTTTCTTATCGACAGAGTGTTCAGCTTTCCAACGGCATTCAGACTCCACCCATCATAGGGAACCATGAGCTATACTCATATCATCATGAAACAGGAGCCGGACCTAGAGGGATGTTCAATTATGCAGATCCTGTCCATGACAATGATACCAGCAATAAAAATCTTAATGACAAAAAAGATGATATTCCCAGTGTCAGTCCAGCAGAAGTATTAACAAATAGCAATGGGTCTATTCCTCAAAATGGCAACGCTTTGCTTCACCACAATACAGACCAAATGCAGCAAGTTGTTTCCTTAGACCAACTTGTGAGCGACATGGATCCTCAGAAACTATTGGAGAGTAAAATCCCCCCTTCAAGACCAAGCAATGCTTCTACAGCCACACAAGAGTTGTCCAACAGGAATTATCCTGTAAATAGCATAAGGTCTGAGCTAAGTACTCCTGTAGCTGTTTCTGTTCAGATGCCAAGTTCTTTAAATATGGATGCATCTACAGAGCCATTAAAAG GAGATGCCCATAGTAAAGAAGATATCCTGAATACTGAAGGGAGAACATCAGCATCGGCACTTACACTACAATCATCTGAACTTCCAGTTCCAATTTTTGATTCTCATGAAACAAAAGATACAACTCATAGTTCTTTCAGAGAAAGTGCAATTATCGAGGACAAAATATCAACAGATGAAAAGAAAGAG ACTAAGACAAAACAATTAGAGAAAGCGAAGAATGTTTTTCCTAATATAGATGAGATTGGAAACCTCCAG GTAATAAAAAATAGTGATTTGGAGGAGTTGCAAGAACTTGGGTCTGGGTCTTTTGGGACTGTATATCATGGCAAGTGGAGAGGCACAGATGTGGCAATCAAGAGAATCAATGACAGGGTTTTTTCTGGGAATTCATCAGAGCAGGATCGTGCA AGGGCTGATTTTTTAAATGAGGCCTGTAAGCTTGGCAGCTTGCACCATCCAAATGTTGTGGCATTTTATGGCATTGTTCTTGATGGCCCAGGGGGATCTATTGCAACTGTAACAGAGTTTATGGTTAATGGTTCACTTCGGCGTGCTTTGCAGAAGAATGAGAA GATGCTTGATAGGCGTCGACGACTTCTTATCGCAATGGATGTGGCATTTGGCATGGAATACTTGCATAGTAAAAATATTATACACTTTGATTTGAAAAGTGATAACTTGCTTGTCAACTTGAGGGATCCTCAGCGTCCAATATGCAAG GTGGCTGATCTTGGTCTTTCAAAATTGAAATACGAGACACTGATGTCTGGTGGCATGCGAGGCACTCTACCTTGGATGGCACCTGAACTTCTTGGTGGCAAAGATATCAAGTATAGTGAAAAG GTTGATGTATTCTCCTTTGGCATAGTAATGTGGGAGCTCATCACTGGAGATGAACCATATCGGGATATGCATTATGGACTTATTATAG GAGGGATTCTTAACGATACACTACGGCCTCCCGTGCCTGAATCTTGTGATCCCGAATGGAAATCACTGATGGAGCAATGCTGGGGCACGGAACCTTCACAGCGCCCCAGCTTCACCGACATCGCAAACAGGTTGAGGGCGTTGGCAGCTTCTCTTCCTCAAAAAGGATAG